From one Takifugu rubripes chromosome 14, fTakRub1.2, whole genome shotgun sequence genomic stretch:
- the mtmr7a gene encoding myotubularin-related protein 7a — protein MEHIRVPKVEKVRLLDRVSPRRSRVGTLYLTATHTIFVEEEAEVRSETWVLHSLVSSVEKQSPTASGFPLILHCKNFQSLHLIVAQEQDCQDVLLSLQRLSQPERYEELYCFSFNSNTDEQERRHEWALLDVMADYNRMGLPNSLWKLSSVNQQYKVSDTYPADLFVPQSATPPVIVGSSKFRSRGRFPTLSYYSKRNHAAICRSSQPLSGFSARCLEDEQMLEAILRSNPHSDFLYVVDTRPKLNAFANRAAGKGYENEDNYANIKFQFIGIENIHVMRNSQQKMLEVCELRSPSMTDFLEGLESSGWLKHIKAVLDAGIFIAKAVAEEGVSVLVHCSDGWDRTAQVCSVASLLLDPYYRTLRGFMVLIEKDWISFGHKFTHRCNHLAGDPKEVSPVIDQVLECTWQLMEQFPCAFEFNERFLITIHSHIYSCQYGNFIGNNQRERRQLGVCERTHSLWSHLYAHQTDYLNPLYRPRHSQTQGQLRPSTAPHCFKFWRGLYNRFDRGMHPRQSVEDYLSAIKEETQQLEEQLASHKLRIAQLEQEKGSRSVTQKGAIFDKSPTAWAPGNNLSMANTPQDYYGGFITSSPCQARGPDSGLIVLPEDGHQLSETCLSNSSDQESGIADLSCRSPVSEDSARDQDSDEAAYSAS, from the exons ATGGAGCACATCCGAGTTCCAAAG GTTGAGAAAGTCAGGCTGCTCGACCGAGTGTcccccaggaggagcagggtGGGCACGCTGTACCTGACAGCCACACACACCATctttgtggaggaggaggctgaagtgCGCAGTGAAACATGG gtTCTGCACAGTCTGGTGTCTTCTGTAGAGAAACAGTCTCCCACGGCCTCAGGATTTCCTCTGATCCTGCACTGCAAGAACTTTCAGAGTCTCCATCTGATCGTAGCTCAAGAGCAGGACTGTCAGGATGTTCTTCTCTCCTTGCAGCGCCTCTCCCAGCCAG AAAGGTACGAGGAGCTGTACTGCTTCTCCTTTAACTCCAACACTGACGAGCAGGAGCGGCGACACGAATGGGCCCTGTTGGACGTCATGGCTGATTACAACAGAATGGGACTCCCCAACTCCCTGTGGAAACTCTCTTCTGTCAATCAGCAGTACAAG GTGAGCGACACATACCCAGCAGACCTCTTCGTTCCCCAGTCTGCCACCCCTCCGGTCATCGTTGGCAGCTCCAAGTTCAGAAGCAGAGGCCGATTCCCTACTCTGTCGTACTACTCCAAGAGAAATCAC GCCGCCATCTGCCGCAGCAGTCAGCCGCTGTCTGGTTTCAGCGCTCGCTGCTTGGAGGATGAACAGATGCTGGAGGCCATCTTGAGGTCCAATCCCCACAGTGACTTCCTGTATGTGGTGGACACCAGGCCCAAG CTGAACGCATTCGCAAACCGGGCTGCAGGAAAGGGCTATGAAAACGAAGACAACTACGCCAACATTAAATTCCAGTTCATCGGCATTGAGAACATCCACGTCATGAGGAACAGCCAGCAGAAAATGTTGGAAG TCTGTGAGCTGCGCTCCCCCTCCATGACTGATTTCCTGGAAGGTCTGGAGAGCTCAGGCTGGCTGAAGCACATCAAAGCGGTCTTGGATGCAGGCATCTTCATCGCCAAG GCTGTTGCGGAGGAGGGGGTCAGCGTCTTGGTTCACTGTTCCGATGGTTGGGATCGTACTGCACAGGTTTGCTCCGtggccagcctgctgctggATCCGTACTACAGGACGCTCAGAGGATTTATG GTTCTCATTGAGAAAGACTGGATCTCATTTGGGCACAAGTTCACGCACAG ATGCAACCACCTGGCTGGAGACCCCAAGGAGGTTTCGCCCGTCATCGATCAGGTGTTGGAATGCACGTGGCAGCTCATGGAGCAGTTCCCCTGCGCTTTCGAGTTCAACGAGAGGTTCCTCATCACCATTCACAGCCACATCTACTCCTGCCAGTACGGCAACTTCATTGGCAACAACCAGCGCGAGAGGAGACAGTTGGG agtgtgtgagaggacTCACTCTTTATGGAGTCATCTTTATGCTCATCAGACGGACTACTTGAACCCTCTTTACCGACCCAGACACAGCCAGACCCAGGGGCAGCTCCGGCCATCTACCGCCCCCCACTGTTTCAA GTTTTGGAGAGGGTTGTACAACCGCTTCGACAGAGGGATGCATCCTCGGCAGTCTGTAGAGGACTACCTGAGCGCCATCAAAGAAGAGACGCAGCAGTTGGAAGAACAGCTGGCCTCCCACAAGCTG AGAATAGCTcaactggagcaggagaagggaAGCAGGAGCGTCACCCAGAAAGGGGCCATCTTTGATAAGAGCCCCACAGCATGGGCCCCCGGCAACAACCTCAGTATGGCCAACACCCCACAGGACTATTATGGGGGCTTCATCACCAGCAGTCCCTGTCAGGCTAGAGGGCCAGACAGTGGTCTGATAGTCCTCCCAGAGGATGGACACCAGCTGTCTGAAACCTGCCTCTCAAACAGCAGCGACCAGGAATCAGGGATTGCAGACCTGAGTTGTCGCTCGCCCGTCAGCGAGGACAGCGCCAGGGATCAGGACTCTGACGAGGCTGCCTACTCGGCTTCTTAA